In Molothrus aeneus isolate 106 unplaced genomic scaffold, BPBGC_Maene_1.0 scaffold_34, whole genome shotgun sequence, a single window of DNA contains:
- the LOC136570441 gene encoding olfactory receptor 14A16-like, which yields MSKSSSIRHFFLLALANTRQLQLLHFCLLLGISLAALLGNGLIISAIACGHHLHTPMFFFLLNLALSDLGSICTTVPKAMHNSLWDTSTISYSACAAQLFLFVFFISAEFSLLTIMCYDRYVSICKPLHYGTLLGSRACAHMAAAAWASAFLNALLHTANTFSVPLCHGNALGQFFCDIPQILRLSCYKSYLRELGLIVVSAFLLFGCFVFMVFSYVQIFRAVLRIPSEQGQHKAFSTCLPHLAVLSLFLSTAIFANLKPPHLQPEEPGAQGWHEKNDDWMLFRRNEGPLLYSITFRI from the coding sequence ATGTCCaagagcagctccatcaggcacttcttcctgctggcattggcaaacacgcggcagctgcagctcctgcacttctgcctcttgctgggcatctccctggctgccctcctgggcaacggcctcatcatcagcgccatagcctgcggccaccacctgcacacgcccatgttcttcttcctgctcaacctggccctcagcgacctgggctccatctgcaccactgtccccaaagccatgcacaattccctctgggacaccagcaccatctcctactcagcatgtgctgcacagctctttctgtttgtctttttcatttcagcagagttttccctcctgaccatcatgtgctacgaccgctacgtgtccatctgcaaacccctgcactacgggaccctgctgggcagcagagcttgtgcccacatggcagcagctgcctgggccagtgcctttctcaatgctctgctgcacacagccaatACATTTTCCGTGCctctgtgccatggcaatgccctgggccagttcttctgtgatATCCCCCAGATCCTCAGGCTCTCCTGCTACAAATCCTACCTCAGGGAACTTGGGCTCATTGTAGTTAGTGCTTTTCTCttatttggttgttttgtgttcatggttttctcctatgtgcagatcttcagggctgtgctgaggatcccctctgagcagggacagcacaaagccttttccacctgcctccctcacctggctgtgctctccctgTTTCTCAGCACTGCCATTTTTGCCAACCTGAAGCCCCCTCATCTgcagcctgaggaaccaggagctcaaggATGGCATGAGAAAAATGATGACTGGATGCTTTTCAGAAGGAATGAAGGACCCCTTTTGTACAGCATAACATTTAGAATATAA